One segment of Rosa chinensis cultivar Old Blush chromosome 6, RchiOBHm-V2, whole genome shotgun sequence DNA contains the following:
- the LOC112174844 gene encoding uncharacterized protein LOC112174844 yields the protein MDAFPPIPEHSFNFLHFDNLEDQMRTQTVLKDVYGCIKSLIPEHQVTVKDTGKLESKCEIFVENLRREDIKITFWGDIAREFDMERVKQLSPPMLAVFTGLRLTKFQERVTAATTGHTCIIINPDIPIANEYKAERQSESTSCTFQTANSRRDERQNNKVGL from the exons ATGGATGCATTCCCTCCAATCCCAGAACATTCATTTAACTTCCTTCATTTTGACAACTTGGAGGACCAGATGAGGACTCAGACAGTACTTAAGG ATGTTTACGGTTGTATCAAATCACTAATACCAGAACATCAAGTTACTGTCAAAGACACTGGAAAATTggaatcaaaatgtgaaatctTTGTAGAAAATTTGAG GAGGGAGGATATCAAAATTACCTTCTGGGGTGACATAGCTAGAGAGTTTGATATGGAAAGAGTTAAACAGTTATCCCCACCAATGCTCGCTGTATTCACGGGTTTAAGGTTGACCAAATTCCAAG AACGGGTAacagcagcaacaacaggccaTACATGCATCATCATCAATCCAGATATTCCAATAGCAAATGAATACAAAGCTGA GCGACAAAGTGAAAGTACTTCCTGTACCTTTCAAACGGCCAACAGCAGAAGAGATGAAAGACAAAACAACAAAGTCGGTCTTTGA
- the LOC121050063 gene encoding uncharacterized protein LOC121050063: MRREEIKVTLWGDSARKVDIETIENLPPPVLMVMTSLKVKKKPSNTNHTCIFINPEIPQAEPYKIEFSKATDNIKKLPTPYKQLTAAEVKKVDKTTVRKLNKLNPKEYKNQLVYCKAFISRFSTHDGWWYEGCPQCYKQLTVKKNSDLQVCLDHSVQIPLPCYRVHATIEDPNSEATIKLRGKPAEQLFGITCRDLIDRYPYAPQETLPQEILQTKGQIHIFQIQINEANGFIVKGIFPSTKNQPSASTPAHPMYDKKRSVDKGRRQLFATTPDKKART; the protein is encoded by the exons ATGAG GAGAGAAGAGATCAAGGTGACATTATGGGGAGACAGTGCTAGAAAGGTTGACATAGAGACTATTGAAAATCTACCTCCACCCGTGCTTATGGTGATGACCAGTTTGAAAGTTAAGAA AAAACCATCAAACACCAATCATACTTGCATTTTCATAAATCCAGAAATCCCACAGGCAGAACCCTACAAAATCGA GTTCTCCAAGGCAACAGATAATATCAAAAAACTGCCCACTCCATACAAACAATTAACAGCAGCAGAAGTCAAAAAAGTGGATAAAACCACTGTGCGTAAATTGAACAAGCTTAACCCCAAAGAATACAAG AACCAGTTGGTGTACTGCAAAGCTTTCATTTCCAGATTTTCAACACATGATGGCTGGTGGTACGAGGGATGCCCACAATGCTACAAACAATTGACGGTGAAGAAAAATAGTGACCTGCAAGTCTGTCTAGACCACAGCGTGCAAATACCTCTTCCATG TTATAGAGTCCATGCCACCATTGAAGATCCAAACAGTGAAGCCACAATCAAGCTTAGAGGAAAACCAGCTGAACAATTGTTTGGAATAACTTGCAGAGACCTCATAGACAGGTACCCTTATGCTCCACAGGAAACATTACCCCAGGAAATATTGCAAACAAAAGGGCAAATTCACATtttccaaatccaaatcaatgAGGCAAATGGCTTCATAGTGAAAGGTATCTTTCCAAGCACAAAGAATCAACCAAGTGCCAGCACACCAGCTCATCCAATGTATGACAAAAAAAGATCTGTCGATAAAGGAAGAAGACAACTATTTGCTACCACTCCAGACAAAAAGGCCCGCACTTAA
- the LOC112171804 gene encoding protein MRG2 has product MRFRRRMIFLVMLKAHSVEEILKGLCCYFDKALPVILILYKNERPQYEKAIADNVSPSSVYGAEHLLRLFVKLPELLVEANIEEETLKELLQRLADFLKFLHKNQSAFFLASYHVPEDTEISTNKQDD; this is encoded by the exons ATGCGTTTTCGAAGAAGGATGATCTTTCTGGTTATGCT GAAAGCTCATTCAGTTGAAGAAATTCTGAAAGGACTATGTTGCTACTTTGACAAAGCATTGCCAGTTATCCTAATTCTTTACAAAAATGAGCGTCCGCAGTATGAGAAAGCAATTGCAGATAATGTCTCTCCTTCATCTGTATACGGTGCTGAGCATCTATTACGCCTCTTTG TTAAACTGCCCGAGCTATTGGTTGAGGCTAACATTGAAGAGGAGACTTTGAAAGAGCTGCTGCAAAGATTGGCCGACTTTCTCAA GTTCCTACATAAGAACCAGAGTGCATTCTTCCTCGCTTCCTACCATGTACCAGAAGATACTGAAATCAGCACCAACAAACAAGATGACTAA
- the LOC112171805 gene encoding putative receptor protein kinase ZmPK1: MNLIEMWGYCSEGKHRLLVYEYMEHGSLAQNLASNVLDWEKRFDIAVGTAKGLAYLHEECLEWVLHCDVKPQNILLDSNFQPKVADFELSKILNRDKLRNSTLFSRIQGTRGYIAPGWVYSLPITSKVDVYSYGVVVLEMVTGKNPTMDVEISDGEQRRLIMWVRQKLNGTEIASRIGEIIDPSFEGNYDVEKMEILLTVALHCVEEDKDSRPTMSQVVEMLQHHGKESQWQ; encoded by the exons ATGAACTTGATAGAGATGTGGGGATATTGCTCAGAGGGAAAGCACAGGCTTCTTGTTTATGAGTACATGGAGCATGGTTCCTTGGCACAAAATTTAGCTTCTAATGTGCTTGATTGGGAGAAGAGGTTTGACATTGCTGTCGGCACTGCAAAGGGTCTAGCTTATTTGCACGAAGAGTGCTTGGAGTGGGTTCTACATTGTGATGTAAAGCCTCAAAACATACTGTTGGACTCCAATTTTCAACCAAAGGTTGCAGATTTCGAGCTCTCCAAGATTCTTAACAGAGATAAGCTTAGGAATTCAACCTT attttCGAGGATACAAGGAACCAGAGGTTACATTGCTCCGGGGTGGGTGTATAGTCTTCCCATCACATCCAAAGTGGATGTATACAGCTATGGAGTGGTTGTGTTGGAGATGGTGACCGGAAAGAACCCGACAATGGATGTGGAAATCAGTGATGGTGAGCAGAGAAGACTAATTATGTGGGTGAGGCAAAAACTAAATGGAACTGAAATTGCATCCAGAATCGGAGAGATCATAGATCCCTCGTTTGAAGGCAACTATGATGTGGAAAAGATGGAAATTTTGTTAACAGTAGCTTTACATTGTGTGGAAGAAGACAAAGATTCAAGACCAACCATGAGTCAA